In Capricornis sumatraensis isolate serow.1 chromosome 16, serow.2, whole genome shotgun sequence, a genomic segment contains:
- the LOC138092672 gene encoding olfactory receptor 52H1-like, which yields MAIYNLTGFNMGAFTLLGIPGLEQYHVWISVPFCLIYLVAIVGNSVLLYLIAVERSLHAPMFFFLSMLAITDLTLSTTCVPKSLSIFWFGPQEISFPGCLTQLFFLHYSSVLDSAILLAMAFDRYVAICSPLRYTTILTPRTIVNIAVGITFRSFCVFVPCVFLVNRLPFCRTHNIPHTYCEHIGVARLACADISINIWYGFCVPIMIVIIDAILIVVSYILILRAVFRLPFQDARQKALGTCGSHVCVILMFYIPAFFSILAHRFGHNVPQTFHIVFANLYVVIPPALNPIVYGVKTKQIREKVILLLLPKRSY from the coding sequence ATGGCCATATACAACCTAACTGGCTTCAACATGGGTGCCTTCACCCTTTTGGGTATCCCTGGACTCGAGCAGTACCACGTCTGGATCAGCGTCCCCTTCTGCCTCATCTATCTTGTGGCCATTGTGGGGAATAGTGTCCTTCTCTACCTCATTGCAGTGGAGCGCAGTCTTCATGCACCcatgttctttttcctttccatgcTGGCTATTACCGATCTTACACTGTCTACCACCTGTGTTCCAAAATCTCTGAGCATCTTCTGGTTTGGTCCCCAGGAAATCAGCTTTCCTGGCTGTCTCACACAATTATTCTTTCTGCACTACAGCTCTGTTCTGGACTCAGCTATACTACTGGCCATGGCATTTgaccgctacgtggccatctgTTCACCCTTGAGATACACCACTATTCTCACCCCCAGGACCATTGTCAACATTGCTGTGGGAATCACCTTCAGAAGCTTCTGTGTTTTTGTCCCATGTGTTTTCCTTGTAAATCGTCTACCCTTCTGCAGGACACATAACATCCCTCACACGTACTGTGAGCACATAGGTGTTGCCCGACTAGCTTGTGCTGACATCTCCATCAATATCTGGTATGGGTTTTGTGTTCCCATCATGATAGTGATTATAGATGcaattctaattgttgtttcctaCATCCTTATCCTCCGTGCTGTATTTCGCCTCCCTTTTCAGGATGCTCGTCAGAAGGCCCTAGGCACCTGTGGTTCCCACGTCTGTGTCATCCTCATGTTCTATATACCAGCGTTCTTCTCCATCCTTGCACATCGCTTTGGACACAACGTCCCTCAGACCTTTCACATTGTGTTTGCCAACCTCTATGTTGTCATCCCACCTGCCCTCAACCCTATTGTCTATGGAGTAAAGACTAAGCAGATACGAGAGAAAGTCATTCTTCTGCTCTTACCTAAGAGGTCCTATTGA
- the LOC138092804 gene encoding olfactory receptor 52H1, giving the protein MVLLNLSSDNAGPFILVGIPGLEQAHVWIGIPFCVIYIVAIVGNCILLYLILVKHSLHEPMFFFLSMLAITDLTLSTVGVPKTLSIFWLGAREITFPGCLTQVFFLHYSFVLDSAILMAMAFDRYVAICSPLRYNTILTPKTIIKIVVGISFRSFCIILPVVFLLTRLPFCRTRIIPHTYCEHIGVARLACADISINIWYGFCVPIMTVISDVIFIAVSYALILCAVFHLPSQEARQKALGTCGSHVCVILMFYTPAFFSILAHRFGHNVSHTFHIMFANLYIVIPPALNPIVYGVKTKQIREKIIILFSIKGTL; this is encoded by the coding sequence ATGGTCCTTTTGAACCTGAGCAGTGACAACGCAGGACCCTTCATTCTGGTGGGGATCCCAGGCCTGGAGCAAGCCCATGTGTGGATTGGAATTCCCTTCTGTGTCATCTATATTGTAGCCATTGTGGGAAACTGCATCCTTCTCTACCTAATCTTAGTGAAGCATAGCCTTCACGAACCcatgttcttctttctctccatGCTGGCCATAACTGACCTCACCTTGTCCACAGTTGGTGTTCCTAAAACACTCAGTATCTTTTGGCTTGGGGCTCGAGAGATCACATTCCCAGGGTGCCTCACACAAGTGTTCTTCCTCCACTACAGCTTTGTCCTGGATTCAGCCATCCTGATGGCCATGGCAtttgaccgctatgtggccatctgttcTCCCTTGAGATACAACACTATCTTGACCCCCAAGACCATCATCAAGATTGTGGTGGGAATCTCCTTTCGTAGTTTCTGCATCATCCTGCCAGTTGTATTCTTGCTCACACGACTGCCTTTCTGTAGGACACGTATCATACCGCACACATACTGTGAGCACATAGGTGTTGCCCGGCTCGCCTGTGCGGACATCTCCATCAACATCTGGTATGGCTTTTGCGTTCCCATCATGACAGTCATCTCAGATGTGATCTTCATTGCTGTTTCTTACGCACTCATCCTCTGTGCTGTCTTCCACCTCCCCTCCCAAGAAGCCCGCCAGAAGGCCCTGGGCACCTGTGGTTCCCATGTCTGTGTCATCCTCATGTTTTATACACCTGCCTTTTTCTCCATCCTTGCCCACCGCTTTGGACACAATGTCTCCCACACTTTCCACATCATGTTTGCCAACCTCTACATTGTTATCCCACCTGCACTCAACCCCATTGTTTATGGAGTGAAGACCAAACAGATCAGAGAAAAgatcatcattttattttccatcaaGGGTACATTATAA